GTGGAACGGGCGCAGCCATATGCTGCGCAAGCTTTCCTTCTCGGGCATCTGGGAAATCTTCATTCCCGGCATGGCGCATGGATCGAACTACAAGTTCCTGGTGCATGGCGGCAACGGGGCCAAGGTGGAGAAGATGGACCCCTACGCGAAGGAGACCGAACTGCGTCCACGCACGGCGGCCATCATCGCCGATCCTTCGCCTTACGCGTGGGGCGACGCGGCCTGGACCGCGCAGCGCGCGCATGCCAACCGGGACGATAGGCCGATTTCGATTTATGAGGTACATCTGGGATCGTGGCAGAAGGCGCCGGGGCGCGAGTCCGGTTTCCTGACCTATGAGGAATTGGGCGAGCGCCTCATTCCCTACGCCAAGGGTATGGGCTATACGCATCTGGAACTGATGCCGGTGCAGGAGCATCCCCTGGACGAATCGTGGGGATACCAGGTGATCGGCTATTACTCCCCGACCAAACGCTTCGGATCGCCGGTGGGGCTGAAGCGCTTCATCGACAAATGCCATCAGGCCGGGCTGGGCGTGATCCTGGATTGGGTGCCGGCGCATTTCCCCTCGGACTTGCACGGCTTGGACATGTTCGACGGGACCTCATTGTACGCGCATGAGGATCCGCGCAAGGGCAGCCATCCGCAATGGGGCACGCGCATCTTCAATTACTCCCGGCACGAGGTGAGCAATTTCCTGATCGCCAACGCGCTGTATTGGCTGGGCGAGTTCCACGCCGACGGGTTGCGGGTGGACGCGGTGGCATCCATGCTCTACCTCGACTACGCTCGCGAGCATGGGGCCTGGATCCCCAATCCGGACGGGAGCAATACCAACCATGAGGCGGTGGAGTTCCTGAAGCACATGAATTCCCTGGTGGCGCAACATCATCCCCATTGCCTGATGATCGCCGAAGAGAGCTCCGCCTTCCCCGGCGTGACGCATCCCCTGGATCATGGCGGCCTGGGCTTCCATTACAAATGGAACCTGGGCTGGATGAACGATTTCCTCACCTACCTCTCCAAGGACCCGATCTACCGGCGTTACCATCAGGGCCTTTTGACCTTCGAGATGAGCTATGCCTTTTCGGAGCGCTTCACCCTTGTCCTTTCCCACGACGAGGTGGTGCACGGCAAGGGTTCGCTCCCGAACAAGATGCCGGGGGACGAATGGCAGAAGTTCGCCAACGTGCGCTCCGCGTTCACCTACCTGTTCGCCCACCCCGGGAAGAAGCTGCATTTCATGGGCCTGGAAATAGGGCAATGGTCGGAATGGAATCCCGGGGTTTCCCTCGATTGGCATCTCCTGCAAAACGAACGCCATAAGGGCTTGCAGTCCCTGGTGCGGGACCTGAACGGCTTGTACCAAAGCGAGCCGGCCTTGCACGAGCTGGACAGTTCCTACGAGGGCTTCCAATGGGTGGACTTCCACGACCAGGACAACAACATCGTGTCCTTCTTGCGTAAGGGAAAGCACCGCGAGACCGGGGCCCCGGAGCTGATCCTATGCCTGTTCAATTTCAGCCCCATACCCAGGCACAATTACCGGCTAGGGGTTCCCTTGGACGGGAGTTATCTGGAAATCTTCAACAGCGACTCGCAGATCTACGGCGGCGGCAACCTGGGGAACCTGGGCGGCAAAAGGGCGGAGCGCATCCCCATGCATAACTTCCCCTTCTCTTTGCAGTTGACAGCGCCCCCCATAGCGGCTTGTTTCTTCAAGTTCTCCGATGTGATATCCTCGGAGGCCGTAGCGCTTGGCGGTCAAAAGGGCTGACGGGCGCTTCAAGGTGAAGCGGGCGCTTTGGAAAAGCGGGCGCCTTTCCCGGAAGCCGCGGAGGTCGAAGTGCCGCCTACTATTCCTAGCCAGGTCCGGACGAAAAGAAAGCCTGCCGGCCGCGCCATAGCCCTCGCCGCCGCGGCTACGATGCTGTCACTTATGGGCGGATGCGCCCTCCTGCAAGGGTTGCAGGATCGCCTGGGCGTGCTGGGGATGCGCTTCTCCCTCGAACGCGTGGACGTTTCCCATCTGGCCTATCCCACCAGCATACTGAGCGCCGCGGCCGGGGCCTTCTTCCCGGACCGCTCCTTGCTGGGGCAATTCGGCGTGGACATCGTCTGCGGGATCCGCGCCGCGAACAGCCAGGCCGGGCGGGCGGTTTTCGACGGGGCCTTGGGCCGTTTGCGCGTGCAAGACGTCTCGGCTTCGGCGCGCAGCGCCCAAGGGAATATCCCCGCGTTTTCCGTGGGGCCCAATTCGGATACCGTGATCAACGTGACGTTCCCCTTGCGATTGGACAATCCCGTTTTCGCCAAGGCGGCCTGGAAGGCCATCGTGGCCGGGCAGGACGTGCCCTACCGCGTGGACGCGGACATGCGCTACCGCATCCCCGGGGCCGCGGCCTTAGGGTTGCCCGATACGCTGCGGACGGTGACGCTGAACGTGGATAAGGGGAACGTGAACGCGAAAGCGAGCGGCAACCTTATCGACCGTATCCTGGCGGTGATCGATAAGGTGCTTTAGGCGGAAAGGGCCTTGAGGAGCCTGGAGGGAATCGGGCGGTTAGAAGCCCAGCCCTTTCAGGGCTTTCTTCCCTTGTTGCTTGGCCTGATCGGTGGCCTTCTTCTTCTGCTCTTCGGCGGCGGCGGCGGCCTTTTTCTTTTCCGCGTCCGCGGCGGCTTGCACCTGGGCTTTGGCCGAATCCGCCTTGACCTTGGCTTGGCCTTCGAACTTGGCCTTCTCTGCGTTGGCCTGGGCCTTCAATTCGTCCTTCTTCTTTTGCAGGGCATCGTTGAGGGCGTTCTTGGCCCCTCCGGAAGCTTCCGATACCATGCGCTTGCTGTCGACGGCGAAGGTGGGCTTGGCCAGGGTGCCCCCGACCAGGAAGTAGACGATAGCCCGCCCGGCCTTATCCATGGGGACCAGGCTGGCGCCCGAGAGCGCGGAGGCCCCCGGGAGCTTGGATAATTCGGAAGTGAGGGCGCTGCTCGCCCCCGCCAGCGCGCCGCTGGCTCCCGGGGGCAGATGCGATTCCAGATTCAGGTTCAAGGTATTGTCGAAACCGATGGCGCCCGCGGCCAGCACCGCGCCCACCACGGATTCGGAAATGTTCGCATCCTTCACCAGCAGCTTGCCGTTGGAAGCCTCCAAATCAGATTTGAAGCTGGAAAAGGACAGGTCATGGAAGGCCAGGCTTTTGCTGTACTTGGACAAGGCGTCGGATAGCCCTTTGACGAAGCCGGATTCGACCAGCTTCCCGTCCGTCAAGGCGAAGGCGATTTTCCCCGTGAGGTTGTCCGACATCGCCTGAGGCAAGCCGTGGGTGGCGACGTCCATGTTGAGGGTGAGCTTGCCGAAGATGACGCTATCCGCATGCGCCAGGCTCTTCATGATGCGGTTGTTGGCCGGCAGGCGATCGTTCAGGCGCGAGATGAAATCGTTGGCCTCCACATGGTTCACGTCCAGTTTGATGGCCACCTTGGCGTCCGAGGTATCCTTCAGATCGGCCCGCACGTTGGAAGTGAATCCCCCCGTATACAAGGCGCCTTTCATCGCGGTGGTCGCGATGCCGTTGGCCAGGCTGGTATGCGAGGAAAAGCCGGTCATGGCCAGGTTCATCAGTTGCGTCTTGGCCAGCTTCAGGTCTATATCCGCATCCAAATTGGGCAGCTTGGGATAAGCCGTCATGGGCGGCGTGGGCTTTTCCTCTTCCTTGGGTCCGCCCGGCAGAAGCTCGTCGAGATTGAGGAACTCCGAGGTGATCGCCAGCTTGGCTTTGGTGGTTTGGCCCTTCGCCATCTTGGGCATGACCATGGCCAGGTAATTGGCCACCGTGCCGTTCACGTTCAGGTCCGATTGCCCGATATGCACTTGCAGGGCCTCGCCGATCTGATCGTTATCCACCTTCACCTGGCCCGACAGCTTGACCGGCGCGGGCAAGGGCTTTCCTTCCGCGGCCACGCCCTTCAGCTCGATGGTCCCATTGGCCTTGAGGTTCTGCGGCGCCTTGGGATCGAGAGGCCCGGAGGCCGCCAGCTTGGCCTGGATGAGGCCTTCCGCCTTGAGCGATTTGTCGGCCAGGGCCAGCTTTTCCAGCAAAGGCACCAGCTTGCCGAGGTCCAGTACGGCGTCGAGGTTGAAGGCCTTCAAGAGCGGAACGGGCTGGTGCCAGGCGGTGAGCAGGGCGTTCATGTCGACCGGATTCCCGCCCATTGTGAAGGCGAACTTATCCAGCCGGATGCTGTCCCCTTCCACGTTCAGATCCATGTTCATGTTCTCGAGGCCCGCGGGCAGATCGCGATGCGACACGCCGCCGTCCCGGATGGTGAATTTCGCGGTGACATCGGGGATGGAGCCAGAGTCCAGGGTACCCTTGATGTGGGCTTCCAGATCGGCCACTCCCTTGACGCTCAGCTTGGGGATGTCCGGCGAAAGGCTGGCGGGCACTTCCTTGAGTACCGAGGCCAGCTTGATGCCAGGAGCGGAAACGGAAAGATCCACCGCCGGGGGCTTGGTCATGAAATGCGTGGCCTCGCCCTTCACGGTCGCGCGGATGTCCTGGAAGCCCAGCTCCAGCGACTTGATTTGCACCCGCTCCCCGGGCAGGTTCAGATGGATATCGTGCCGCAGGGAGATGCGGATATCGCCTTTGCGCAGCCCCGAAGCGGAATCGCTCACCGAGATCTGCGCGATTTCCAGCTTGCCGCGGGTCTTCACGTCCTCGAGGCGTTGATCGAGATCGAGCGAAACCTGTTGGTTGATCTTTTCCAGGATGATCTCGCGGCCGCTTTGCGCATCGCGATAGCGTACGCGGCCGTTCTCGATCACGAAGGACTTGAGGGCCACGGCGGCCGGGCTTTCCATGACCGCTTTGGCCGTGTCCTTTTTCTGAAGGGTATCCGATTTGCC
The Fibrobacterota bacterium genome window above contains:
- a CDS encoding AsmA family protein, with the translated sequence MKVLKRIILAGLVLVVVLSLAAYFAIKIAFPPAKIKELVHKHGSEALNRDVSVEDVSIRVFPNLKLSVTEVNVANAPGFSKDPVIKLRELALSIDFLSLLRFAPVVNEIKLVEPEILYEVDARGHNNLEGLGKSDTLQKKDTAKAVMESPAAVALKSFVIENGRVRYRDAQSGREIILEKINQQVSLDLDQRLEDVKTRGKLEIAQISVSDSASGLRKGDIRISLRHDIHLNLPGERVQIKSLELGFQDIRATVKGEATHFMTKPPAVDLSVSAPGIKLASVLKEVPASLSPDIPKLSVKGVADLEAHIKGTLDSGSIPDVTAKFTIRDGGVSHRDLPAGLENMNMDLNVEGDSIRLDKFAFTMGGNPVDMNALLTAWHQPVPLLKAFNLDAVLDLGKLVPLLEKLALADKSLKAEGLIQAKLAASGPLDPKAPQNLKANGTIELKGVAAEGKPLPAPVKLSGQVKVDNDQIGEALQVHIGQSDLNVNGTVANYLAMVMPKMAKGQTTKAKLAITSEFLNLDELLPGGPKEEEKPTPPMTAYPKLPNLDADIDLKLAKTQLMNLAMTGFSSHTSLANGIATTAMKGALYTGGFTSNVRADLKDTSDAKVAIKLDVNHVEANDFISRLNDRLPANNRIMKSLAHADSVIFGKLTLNMDVATHGLPQAMSDNLTGKIAFALTDGKLVESGFVKGLSDALSKYSKSLAFHDLSFSSFKSDLEASNGKLLVKDANISESVVGAVLAAGAIGFDNTLNLNLESHLPPGASGALAGASSALTSELSKLPGASALSGASLVPMDKAGRAIVYFLVGGTLAKPTFAVDSKRMVSEASGGAKNALNDALQKKKDELKAQANAEKAKFEGQAKVKADSAKAQVQAAADAEKKKAAAAAEEQKKKATDQAKQQGKKALKGLGF
- the glgB gene encoding 1,4-alpha-glucan branching protein GlgB, yielding MKKCLLPPQELRLLENLESHDPFSCLGYHHVVVNRQTSGILRVFNPRFKKVEIVWEDGGAQGDVPQSNSLPGDGARIVTAECEYASGTGLFECLLPNHLEFFPYRIRATSHSGEVIEYEDPYAILPVLSDYDMFLIGKGTHYQIWKKLGANQVRHHGQDGVHFAVWAPNAKGVAVIGDFNGWNGRSHMLRKLSFSGIWEIFIPGMAHGSNYKFLVHGGNGAKVEKMDPYAKETELRPRTAAIIADPSPYAWGDAAWTAQRAHANRDDRPISIYEVHLGSWQKAPGRESGFLTYEELGERLIPYAKGMGYTHLELMPVQEHPLDESWGYQVIGYYSPTKRFGSPVGLKRFIDKCHQAGLGVILDWVPAHFPSDLHGLDMFDGTSLYAHEDPRKGSHPQWGTRIFNYSRHEVSNFLIANALYWLGEFHADGLRVDAVASMLYLDYAREHGAWIPNPDGSNTNHEAVEFLKHMNSLVAQHHPHCLMIAEESSAFPGVTHPLDHGGLGFHYKWNLGWMNDFLTYLSKDPIYRRYHQGLLTFEMSYAFSERFTLVLSHDEVVHGKGSLPNKMPGDEWQKFANVRSAFTYLFAHPGKKLHFMGLEIGQWSEWNPGVSLDWHLLQNERHKGLQSLVRDLNGLYQSEPALHELDSSYEGFQWVDFHDQDNNIVSFLRKGKHRETGAPELILCLFNFSPIPRHNYRLGVPLDGSYLEIFNSDSQIYGGGNLGNLGGKRAERIPMHNFPFSLQLTAPPIAACFFKFSDVISSEAVALGGQKG